ATAATAATACTCCTCAATGGTGGTTGGCATATTTTCCAAAAAATTTTGACACTACTTTTTTTACTAATCAAGCTGGAGTTTATTTTAAGGCTAATGACATGAAAGGTGGAGGCTCATGGTCGGTCAGCAGTGGTTCAACTAGCTATATAAGTATTCAAGCTGGAGGTAGTAATTGGGTTGTCCAAGCTGAAAATTTTGGAGAAGTTACTTATGATTCCAATGAGTGGCTTAAGAGCAATACTACAGCTAATCAAGGTAGTATTGGTAATATCAATATTTATTGGACGCCAGGTGAAGAGCCAAAATTTGCTTGCACCGAATTAAGTAAAAATCTTGAAAATGTGAATATTGGTGATCAAGTAGCCTTTACTTGTTCTCATGATATAAGTGTTTATACCTTTTCCCACTACAATTATCGTATCAAAGAGCCAAATGCCACTGATTGGGATGAAAAAACCGAATGGCAAAATTTACCTGGAGCTACACCAGCCTACACTATTCCCGCTTCTGGTAGCTATGCAGTTCAATGTCAGGCATGTAGAGAACCAGTTGGTGATGAGACTGAAGAAGTATGTACTCAGTGGGGTCAAGCTAATCCCAATTAACTAAATAATTATCCCTCTTTTAAATTGCAGTGGGTCCGACAGGACTTGAACCTGTGACCTCTTCGATGTCAACGAAGCGCTCTAGCCAGCTGAGCTACGAACCCATTTAAAAAGAACACTTGATTATAACATGAAAAAGCAGTTTGGAATTTAGTTTTGTTCAGCTAAAACCTGTTTAATGCTGGCAATTATGACATTATTATCTTCAGTTTTACTGATAAATTGTTTGGCAATTTGCAAATATTTGTCCAAGTCTATTTCTTCTTTAAAAAGTTTAGTAGGCATAGAGGTCATTAAAATAATAGCTGTGTTATCGAGAGCAATGCTTTCATATAATTTTTGCAACATAGAAAGCCCCTGCTCTTTGCTGGGAAAAAAGACATCCTGTAAAATGAGGTTATAGTTTTTCTGGCTAATAGCTTCTAAAACCGATTTTTCGTTGTTGGCAATGTCGACCTGATATCCTTCTTTTTGGAGCAGAAGATGCAAAATATCAGAAAATTGAGGATCGTCGTCAGCAATTAAAATTTTTATAGCACTTACGTTTTGCATAGCTTAATCTTATAATACTGTACTGTCTAGAAAATACTAAAGTCAAGACATATCTATGCTGATTCAGAAATTTAATAAAAGCAAAGCAAAAGAAATTATTGCTACTGCTTGCCAAGTATTAAGTCGTGGCGGCTTAGTGGTGTATCCGACTGAAACTTGTTATGGTCTGGGCGCTGATGCCACTAATCCTGAAGCTATTGCTAGATTACTTTCTTACAAGCGTCGCCGTGAAGGCAAACCTTTATCAATTTTGGTGAAAGATAAAAACATGGCTGAGGACTATGTCTACCTAAATGATTCAGCCAAAAATCTGTATAACAATTTTTTACCTGGACCAATGACCGTGATTTCCAAAAGCAAAAATAAGGTTGCTCCAAACGTTGCTTCAGAATTAGGAACCTTAGGCATCCGAATTTCCTCTCACCCTATTCCAATGGCTTTGGTGTCTCAATTTGGCAAGCCGATCACTGCTACTTCAGCCAATGCTTCATGGCAAAAAAAACCTTACACTATTGCTGATATTTTAAAACCATTATCAGCTAAACAAAAGGAAAAACTCGATTTTATTATTGACGGCGGTGCTTTACCAAAACAACCGGCTTCTACGGTAGTTGATACTACGCTACTTGATAGCATGGTGTTGCGAGCCGGAGCTATTAAACTTCAAAAAGTTTCACAAATATTTACCTCTCACAGTGAAACAGAAACCATGCAACTAGCTCAAACTTTACTGCTAAGCTATTGGAATCAAATCCGCAAATGGGGTTTATTAATCGCACTGTTGGGTGACTTAGGTAGTGGTAAAACTATTTTTACCAAAGGAGTTGGCCAATTTTTACAGATCAGAGATCACATTACTTCACCAAGCTATACGTTGGTCAATGAGTATCCTTTTAGCAGACATAAGGTATCTGGTATGCTTTACCACCTTGACCCCTGGCGTTTGGAAAACTTTGCTGACTTTAGTAAACTAGAAGTAGTTAAGATGCTTGCTCCAAATCAGATTGTGGTGGTCGAATGGGCCAGTAAGTTTTTACCACAATTGCAAAAAATGGCTGAGAATCAAAATAGTTCTTTCCTGGTGGTCAGTTTTGCTGATAAAGGTAAAACAACCCGCCAACTAACTATTGCCAAGTAATACTTGCAGGAAAGCCTCATTTTTTGTACTGTAAAACTAGGTATTATTAAAATTTATTTACCTATGAAACTGCCCTTTTATTTAGTGCTAGCTAGCACTACCTTGTTCGCTGCTTGTTCACTGCAAAATATTCCCAACCCTATTAGCTCCCCTTCTCCTTCAGCAAGTCCCAAAACCCAACAAAGTTCAAACCCAACTCCTGCCAATTTTGAAAATATCAAAAAGCAAGTTGATA
The Candidatus Beckwithbacteria bacterium genome window above contains:
- a CDS encoding response regulator; translation: MQNVSAIKILIADDDPQFSDILHLLLQKEGYQVDIANNEKSVLEAISQKNYNLILQDVFFPSKEQGLSMLQKLYESIALDNTAIILMTSMPTKLFKEEIDLDKYLQIAKQFISKTEDNNVIIASIKQVLAEQN
- a CDS encoding threonylcarbamoyl-AMP synthase — translated: MLIQKFNKSKAKEIIATACQVLSRGGLVVYPTETCYGLGADATNPEAIARLLSYKRRREGKPLSILVKDKNMAEDYVYLNDSAKNLYNNFLPGPMTVISKSKNKVAPNVASELGTLGIRISSHPIPMALVSQFGKPITATSANASWQKKPYTIADILKPLSAKQKEKLDFIIDGGALPKQPASTVVDTTLLDSMVLRAGAIKLQKVSQIFTSHSETETMQLAQTLLLSYWNQIRKWGLLIALLGDLGSGKTIFTKGVGQFLQIRDHITSPSYTLVNEYPFSRHKVSGMLYHLDPWRLENFADFSKLEVVKMLAPNQIVVVEWASKFLPQLQKMAENQNSSFLVVSFADKGKTTRQLTIAK